In Symphalangus syndactylus isolate Jambi chromosome 6, NHGRI_mSymSyn1-v2.1_pri, whole genome shotgun sequence, a genomic segment contains:
- the TRIM5 gene encoding tripartite motif-containing protein 5 isoform X6 gives MVNPTVFFDITVNSELLGHVSFELFADKVPKTAEKFCALSTGEKGFGYKGSCFHRIIPGFMCQGSDFTRHNGTGGKSIYGEKFDDENFILKHTGPGILSMANAGPNTNGSQFFTCTAKTEWLDGKHVVFGKAKEGMNTVEAIEHFKTRNGKTSKKITTADCGQL, from the coding sequence ATGGTCAACCCCACTGTGTTCTTCGACATCACCGTCAACAGTGAGCTCTTGGGCCACGTCTCCTTTGAGCTGTTTGCAGACAAGGTTCCAAAGACAGCAGAAAAATTCTGTGCTCTGAGCACTGGAGAGAAAGGATTTGGTTATAAGGGTTCCtgctttcacagaattattccaggGTTTATGTGTCAGGGTAGTGACTTCACACGCCATAATGGCACTGGCGGCAAGTCCATCTATGGGGAGAAATTTGATGATGAGAATTTCATCCTAAAGCATACAGGTCCTGGCATCTTGTCCATGGCAAATGCTGGACCCAACACAAATGGTTCCCAGTTTTTCACCTGCACTGCCAAGACTGAGTGGTTGGATGGCAAGCATGTGGTCTTTGGCAAGGCAAAAGAAGGCATGAATACTGTGGAGGCCATAGAGCACTTTAAGACCAGGAATGGCAAGACCAGCAAGAAGATCACCACTGCTGACTGTGGACAACTCTAA